The genomic region TGGCTAACGGAAGTtctcaaaacagaaagacaatgtTAAAAGAAGGCATATTGGGGCATTAGGAGGGAAGAAACAACACAGTAAGCGAATATGGTAAATACTATgggctttccttttcttcttgagttttctaaattatatttgatggttgaagcaaaacTCATAACATTGCCTGACATTGTTCTAAATGTATGTAGATGAAACAGTTACGGCAATTGTATTATAAACAGAGGAGGATAAAAGGTGAGATTTCTGTACTTCACTGGAACTGATAAAATGACAGTAGTAGAATGTGATGTTATGTATATGTAGTGTACTGCCTACAGCTACCAATAAGAAGCTACATGAAGAGATGCACTCGAAAATACTATAGATAAACCAAAATTGAATTCTAAAAAAGTGTTCAAGGAACCCACAGGAAAAAGCAAACAGAGAAATGtaaacagaacaaacagaaaaatgatagaCTTGAGCCCTAATGTATCGATAATTACATTAAACGTAAATGGTCCAAGCAAACGaatgaaaagacagagactgACAGAGTAGATTAAAACACACAGCCCAGCTCCATGCTACCTGCAAGAAACTCACCTTAAAAATAAGGACATAGGCAGATTGAATGGGAAAAGATAGAAGAAGATATGTCTGCAAATATTAACCAAATgaagcaggagtggctatattaatatcatataACATAGACTTCAGAGTAGAGAAAATTACTGGAGacagacattatataatgataaagggtcaatccaccaagaagatatagcaattctcaatgtgtatgcaccaaacaacagagctgcaaaataaGTAAAGCAAGCTGATAGAAccgaaagaagaaatagacaaacccacaATTTTAGAGACTTCAGCACTTCTCTCTCAACAATTTATAGAAcaactaaacagaaaatcagcatGGGTATAGACGAACCCAACAACATCGGGAGGCAACAGAGTGTTGTTGACATTGTTGACTACTCCACGCAGCACAGCTGAATGCACTTTCCTTTTATGTGTGGAGCATAGAcgaagatagaccatatcctgggccaCAAAATAAAGCTCAacaaatctgaaagaattgaaatcatacagaatgtgtTCTCCAACAACAATGGGctcaaactagaaattaataacaccGAGATAAGGACAATCTCCAAACATGTGAAAACTAAATAACCCACTTCTAAATAACCCGTgagtcaaaaaggaaattagaaaaagggaaattaaaaaatacatggaactgaatgaagacaaaaatataacatcaaaatttgtgcTAAAGCAGTGTTAACAGGAAAACTTATAGCGCtaaatgaatatattagaaaagaggaaaagtctgaaatcaataatctaagttcccACTTcaaaaacctagaaaaagaagagaaaagaaaagcaagcagaaggaagaaataaaagatagaagcagaaaccagtgaaattaaaaacagaaaagtaaaagagaaaatcagtgaaacaatgagctggttctttgaaaagatctataaaattgacaaaaccagacaaagacagcacaaaaaaaagaaattgcaggccaatatccctcgcaaatatagacacaaaaatccttaaccaaatattggcaaattgaaccCAACACTGTATAAAAAGCATTATACACTGTGATGCAATGAGTTGTATTCTAgagatgcaaggctggttcaatattcaaaaatcaatcagtgtgatccaccacattaacaggctaaagaagaaatatcacatgatcatatcaactgATGTGGAAAAAGCGTTTGAAATAATTCAACATCCTTTATGATTAAGAACTCCCAGCAAACTAAGGGTAGAGGGGAATTTACTCAACTTGATTAAAAGCATTGACAGAAACTCTACAGCTAATATCATCTCTAATGGTAAAAAACTGGAATGTGTTGACCCCAAGATCGAGAGCAAGGCATGGGTTTCTTCTGTTTGCATGCTTATCAGCCTTGGACTGGATGTGGTAGCTGCTGTGGcaggcaagaaaacaaaaggcatccggcccagaaaggaagaaataaaaccatcccTATTTTCAGGTGACGTGATTGTATATGTACCAAATCCCAAGGACTCTACAGAAAAACTCCTAGAATAAGTGAGCTCAGCAAGGTCAAAGGATATGAGAGAAAAATGtccaaaaatcaactgtatttctatgtggtagcaatgaacatgtggacactgaaattaaaaacacaccaCCATTTACAGTTGCTCCAAACAGAAAGGAATACGTACAATGTGACAGGACTTGTGTGCTGAACGCTTCACGGTGGTGATAAAGGAAATTAAACATCTAGAGAGATGGAGACGCATGTTAACGTTCACACCTGGAAGACTCGATGTGgcaaagatgtcagttctccccataTTGGTATAAAAGTTTAGcataattcctatcaaaatacaAGCAAGATTTTTCTGTAGATATAGACAaatctattctaaaatttatatggaaaggcaaaagcaCTAGAATAGGTATCttcttctgtattttaaatagatagttttttgaaatgtctttttgaaaatatttttgaaaaagagaaatgcagCGGGAAGACTCAGTCTACTCAATTTCGAGGCTTATTGTGCAGCCtcagcaatcaagacagtgtggtgttggtggAGGGACGGACACCGAGACCAGCGAAACAGGATAGAAAGTCCGGAAATAGACCCGCAGTAATACGCCCAACTGGTTGTTGACAAAGGTGCCGAAGAGGCTGCATGAAGCCTGTTCAACGAGTGGGGCTGAGCCACTGGACGTCTGTGGGTGAAAAACGAACCTCAACCTGTCTCCAACCTTGTAAAGGAATTACTTCAAAATGGGTGATGAATTTTgatgtaaaagtataaaacttttagaaaaaacgTGGGAGAAAATCTTCAAGATCTAGGGCTAAGCAGAGAGTTCTCagacttgacatcaaaagcataatccataaaaggaaaaattgataaattggacttcagtAAAATTGCGAACTTTTGTTCTGTGTGATCCCACATGGAGAGGGTCAAGGCCAAGCTACAGCCGGGAGAAGGTGTTTGAAAACCACAAATCCAGCAAAGGACTGGCATCTGAGACGcagaaagaactctcaaaaacTCAACAGCAAAGAAGCAGGCAGTCCACTTGGAACGTGGTCAAAGGCACGAAGAGACATGTCACCAACGAGGATCTACAGACGGCAAATGAACACGTGAAAGGGTGTCAACATTGTCAGCTGTTAGGGAACCGCACATTAAAAGCACAGTGGGATCCCAGTGCACACCTctcagaatggctacaataaaaaatagtgacaacaccaaatgctggtgacgGTGCTGAAAGACTGGGTCACTCacacgttgctggtgggaatggagaaTGGCACCGTtatctggaaaacagtttgccagattctttttttttaaagatttttttttttcctttttctccccaaagccccccggtacatagctgtatattcttcattgtgggtccttctagttgtggcatatgagacgctgcctcagcacagtttgatgagcagtgccatgtctgtactcAGGacccaaaccaacgaaacactgggctgcctgcagcggagtgcgccaacttaaccactcggccacggggccggccccatttgCCAGATTCTTAAGAAATTAAACGTGCAAATACCGTAcgacccagcaattacactcttAGGCATTaattccagagaaatggaaatttatatCTGCACAAAAATCtatatgttcatagcagctttattcatgatagccTCAAACTGGAGTCAACCCAGATGGCCTTCAGTGGGTGGATGATCCAACAGCGGTCCGTCCACACCGTGGACGCTAACGACTCAGCAGTAACAAGAACAAACAGCTGGAACACGCAGCAGCCTGGGTGAATCTCTAGAGATTTATGTTGCGTGAAAAGAGCCAATCCCCAAAGTGAAGTTCTGTCTGGTTCCATCTATAGGACCTTCTCGAAATGACAAGATTATggaaacagagaacagactggtggttgccgggggtcagtgtggggaggggaggggcggaggTGGGTGCGTCCGTAAAGGGGAAACGGTCCCGTGGTGACCGAATGCTCTGTGTTCCCCGTGTCAGGGTCAGTGTCCTGGCTGCGCTCCTGAGCTACCGTCTGGGAAGATGTCGCCACTGGGGGagactgggtgaagggtacacggGGTCTCTCTggattatttcttacaactgcacatgaatctacaattatccccaaataaaatgtttgatttaaaaaaatccaaaggtGTCTAGGAAACACTGCCTGCTGTTCCCCTGTTAGAGAGCCGAGTTCTCTCTGACGTCTCTGAGCGAGCCCACGATAGGGAACGTATTTAACTTTGTTTGTCCGGGTGCTCCCCCTGCCCAGGATGCGGCTCGGTGCCCATCCCATGGAAGCCGTGCCCCTCAGACTCCGCTTCTCACTGTGGTCCTGCCCCGCGTCACAGTGTCACCTGAAGCTTGTGAGACATGAGACTCTCGGCTGCCCCCCagacccactgaagcagaatctTCATTTCAGCCAGATCTCCAGGAGATTGTCTGCCTGGACGGTGGGGAGGCACTGACTCAGGACACTGTGGGAAATGCCAGCGGGGACCCCATTCTGCAAGGCACATGGGAACCACTGTCCCATTTGAACCCTGATGGGGTTGGCAGGAAGGGGTTAAAGTCATGGGCTATTGAGTGGCCCAGCTGGACTCCAACCCACCTGGTTTGGAGATGGGGGGACCTGGCTGCTGACCTGGCATGTTCTCATTTCTGCCTCCCCAGTCCCTGCAGAGGACCCGCCCGGCTCCCTGCACCCGCTTGCAGAATCTCGCTGCCTCTGGgccactcctctcctcccaccgtGGAACCAGCAGGTGGGCCCGATGGTCCCCCAGCCTCTTCTGGCTCGAGAGTTCTTCATTTCTACAACCCTTTACTTCCTCCCCTTGTAAGCTGTCATCACCCCCATCACTTCCTTGTCATTCTTCCCTTACATTTCCCTGAGCACCTACTGAGTGCCAAACAGACAAGGCTGTGCCCTCACGAAGCTGACATTTCCGTTGGTCCTGGCATCCCCAGCTGTGTCTCAGGTGTCCCTGAGTGTGCCCCAGCTCTGTTCCTGGTGTGCTTCCAGTGTGCCCTAGGTGTGCCCCAGCTGTGTCCCAGGTGTGCCCCAGGTATGTCCCTGCTGTGTCCCAGGTGTGCCCCAGCTGTGTCCCAGGTGTGCCCCAGGTATATCCCTGCTGTGTCCCAGGTGTGCCCTAGGTGTACCCCAGCTGTGTCCCAGGTGTGCCCCAGGTATGTCCCGGCTGTGTCCCAGGTGTGCCCCAGCTCTGTCGCTGCTGTGCCCCAGCTGTGCACCAGGTGTGCCCCAGGTGTGTCCTGGCCTCTtcattcccctccctccccctctgagCCTAGCCGGGGTCTCCTGCTTCACTGCACTGCTTCTTGGGGCGTTTCTGCTTGGCTGGCATGCCCAGGTGAAGGGAGAAACAGCAAGTGCCGGGGTTGCCCTGGTCCTCAGAGCCATCAGCTCTGTGACATGGGACACAGCTGCTCTCAGTGTCAGGTCAGGACAGATGTCGGTCCTCAGACACTGACCAGTTTCCCGGCCAGTGGTCTCACCTGCGGATGCCCCAGGAAACTGTTCactgtgtctttttctctctaaattccTGTTATCAGttggttttcttctcatttgcttttttttaagacaaaaactaAACATAGCGGGAAAACCACCTGTCATCTTTATAATTTAGGGTTTCTCCTGGGTCCCCCTGCTTAGATTTGGCTTCTGTCCCTGCCAGGAAACAAACGGGCAGTCGAGCCGTCTGCTTAGCCCGGAGGCCCAGACCGGGCCGCGCGTTGTGGATTGCAGCTTTGGGGTGGCAGCGCCGTGCGTCTGGGGCCTGAGTGTGTCCTTCCTGCCAGAAGACAGCGGCTGTCTGAGGACAGAGCAGCGTGGGCGGGCCGTCTAATCCGTCTGGGAGCCGCTTAGGGGATTGTCTTTTTCTGGCCCCTGCTCTCCGCGCTGAGTGTGTCCTCCGTAACCCGGCTGGGACTTAGTCCGAGCTGCGTCAGTGGGTTCCCTGGGGCCCCCGCGTGGCCCCCACCATCCTCGCACCGGCCGGGGCACCTCCTGTCCTGAGAGGGCAGTGGGTCAGGTCCGCTGCGGACACGGGCGCCGAGGGCCGGCCCATGGCCCCTCACGCCTGAGATGCCGGGATGGATTTCGGGTCCTTGGAGACGGTGGTGGCCAACTCCGCCTTCATCGCTGCCCGGGGCAGCATCGATGGAAGCAGTGCTCCGTCCACCCGGGACAGGAGGTACCTGTCCAAGCTCAGGCTGCCCCCGCTCTCCAAGTGCGAGGGGCTCCGTGAGAGTCTGGACCTAGAGTTCCGGGGCCTGTGCTCCGAGCAGCCCATCGGCAAGCGGCTCTTCCAGCAGTTCCTGAGGGCCGACGAGAGGCACGTGCCGGCCCTGGAGCTCTGGAAGGACATCGAGGACTACGACACAGCCGACGACGACCTCCGGCCGCAGAAGGCCCAGGCCATCCTGGCGGAGTACCTGGACCCCCAGGCCAAGctcttctgcagcttcctggATGAGGAGATGGTGGCGCAGGTCCGGGCGGGGCCCTCGGCGAGTGGAGATGGGCTCTTCCAGCCCCTCCTGCGGGCCACTCTGGCGCACCTGAGCCGGGCGCCCTTCCAGGAGTACCTGGACAGCCTGCACTTCCAGAGGTTCCTGCAGTGGAAGTGGCTGGAGGCCCAGCCCACAGGGGAGGACTGGTTCTTGGACTTCCGGGTCCTGGGGAAAGGCGGCTTCGGGGAGGTGTGGGCCTGCCAGATGAAGGCGACTGGCAAGATCTACGCCTGCAAGAAGCTGAACAAGAAGAGgctgaagaaaaggaaggggtACCAGGTGGGCAGCCGGTGCCACCGCGGGGCCGAGGGTGGGCAGGGGGGCAGTGCTCCgggtggggcctgggggcctTGTCCAGCTTGTGCCATGCTCCTCGGCTGGCTGGCCAGCTCACCATGTGCATTGACTTGGAGCCTCTCCTGCCTGCAGCCTCAGCTGGTTTCCAGGCCACCTGTGCCTCCTTGTCTGAGTCGGCTGGTCTGTGCGCTGCAGCCAAGCAGCCGGCCCGGCGTGGTTTGGCCTCTGGGGTCCTCCCGGCCTGCGACTCAGCTTGCCTGGCTGCTCTTAACCCCTGGGCTTGGCGCCCTGCGCACAGATGGGGTCAGCTGACGCCCCTTCTGGGAGAGCAGCCTCTGCCTTTGTGGCTGTGGGTGATGCTTCCGGTTCGTCCCCTTCTCGGCTTTTCACCAACGTGACGAGATGCAGCAGCCGGTGTCGGGTCGTTCTCCGGGCTCTTGACTTTGACTTTCTGGCACTTTCCCAAAGCCCCTGTGAGGGGATGACGAGAACACACAGGGCTGGAGCCAGGGCTGGGTCCGTCCTCCCTGTGAGGAGAGCCTGTTGTGGCGCCGGGCACAGGCTGTCCCCCGAGAGCAGCCGTCGTCAGGGATGGGACGGAGTGGAGCCGTGGGTGGGTGCCCCGCGGTGTCCGCTCTAAGGCGTCGGACTCCATTTGGGTGGGATCAGCGAAAGCTGCTTAACGTCTCAGGCCTCATCCCCCAGCTGCACGTTGTGTCCCGCACGGTCCTTGTCCCCTTCCCGCTGCACCGCTCAGACCGTGTCCATGGCAAACGCAGCTTTTCCGGGTGGATGGCGGCGCGCACCCGGCGTTCCTCGCAGGTGCCGTTCCTGTGGGACTGGGGGGCACAGTTCCCCCTCATGCCCGTCCATCCTGATGTTGACACAACAGTCAGGGCTGCCGTCTCTTTGCTCCGAGTTCACTGTCCTCGTTGAACTTGATACCGCGTGGCACCAGCCTAGAATCTTCCGGTGCCATGTGGGTGAGAGGGGCCTCCCCAGCGTCAGGAGGGGATCTGCCTTCCTTGCCCAAACACGACTTCTAAATTCATATCAAGTGGACCTCATGAGGCTTGAAAATAAAGGTAGAAACTGAGCAGGCATGCGGGGTGTGTTGGGGGATGTGGGGCCACGCACCTTGCTGTCCCCtgctgtccggaggcctggacagCAGGAaagggctggggctgcagcaggACAAGCTGGTTAGACGTAAGGAAGAACTGGAAGAGACGTCAGCATGGAACAGGCTGCCAGGGACACGCTGGGAGCCCTGCCTGGCGTTTCAGCCTAGTTGGCTGGGGGCTCCAGGAGACCTGAAGCCCTGTGAGCATGGCCTGTCTGCGTGTCCGCGTCTGTCTGGGCCGTGGGGCGAGTGAGCGTGTCTAGGTTACTTCAGTTGCTTTGTGCAAACCACACTTGAAATGGATTTGCAACTTTCTATTTCGTCTTTCATGGCGATGTCACTTCCTGCCTACACCTGTGTTCTTACCCGACATCCTGCTTTCCAGGGTGCCATGGTGGAGAAGAAGATTCTGGCAAAAGTGCACAGCAGGTTTATAGTCTCTCTGGCCTATGCGTTTGAAACCAAAACTGACCTCTGTCTGGTGATGACCATCATGAATGGGGGCGACATAAGGTAAGTGGGCTTTTCTCCCCAGCGTGGGAGCCGGGACTGGGAAGGCTCGAGTGGCCGAGCTGGAGAGGGGACCTCGGGGGCCCCACGGGGCCACGTCCCCCTGCGGAGCATGGCGACATCTGTGGAAGAGCCTGTGCCCCAGTCGGgatcctcctctctctgtcttctggtGGCTGGTACTTGAAACGATTAGTGCTCAGTCCCGTGTGAGATGCACCCGGGGGGGTGGCCTCAGGCGTCGGTGTGTCCTGTGGACGCAGGGCTGTTTGGACTCGGGGCTGAGTGGATGCAGGTCTATGTGGACACAGGTCTGTGTGGACGCGGGGCTGTGTGGACGCAGGGCTGAGTGGATGCAGGTCTGTGTGGACATAGGTCTGTGTGGATGCGGGGCTGTGTGGACATAGGTCTGTGTGGATGTGGGGCTGTGTGGACGCAGGGCTGAGTGGGTGCAGGTCTGTGTGGACATAGGTCTGTGTGGACGCGGGGCTGTGTGGACGCAGGGCTGAGTGGATGCAGGTCTGTGTGGACATAGGTCTGTGTGGACGCAGGGCTGAGTGGATGCAGGTCTGTGTGGACATAGGTCTGTGTGGACGCGGGGCTGTGTGGACGCAGGGCTGAGTGGATGCAGGTCTGTGGGACATAGGTCTGTGTGGATGCGGGGCTGTGTGGACATAGGTCTGTGTGGATGTGGGGCTGTGTGGACGCAGGGCTGAGTGGACGCAGGTCTGTGTGGACATAGGTCTGTGTGGATGCGGGGCTGTGTGGACGCAGGGCTGAGTGGGGTGGGCAGCAGGAGTGTGTGGTGCTGTGGGTCGAGTGCTGGCTGCACGGGCAGATGAATAAAGGGGTGAGCGGGGGCCTTGTGTCGAGAGGGATGGTCAGCGAAGACAAATGTCATCCACGGCCCACTCCTGGGGATGACCGCAGAGCCGGAAACACGACGCAGCCAACTTCAGGAACTGCGGCTTTGCCATCACCCGGCAGAGAGCACAGGGCTGTCAGTGCCACGCGTGCTGCATTTGCTGTGGATCTGCGGCCTGGCCCCGGCTCCCTGTGGGACACGTACCACTGGCTCTCAGAGCTGAGAAAAGGCCCACTCGATGGCTGGGCCACCTGACTGCTCTTACCTCTGTGTGCTGGTCTAAAACAGGGATAAAGCATAACACCGGTGCTCGAAGGCTGTTGTGGGGAGAAGTTAGTGCCTGTGAGGCCCCTGGAAAAGTGTCAGTCACATACACAGAAGGGGGCCAGTGCTGTGGTGCTATTTGCCAGGCCCCGCACCTCCATTCTCCCTTCTGGGTTCATCTCCACAACACTCTGCCAGGTCAGTTTGCTGGCCCCCTTTCCTGATGAGGATTCTGAGAGCTTCATTAGGGAACCCATGAAGGTCGGTGGAAGAGAAGGTCGGGAAGTGCTAATGGCGGGACTTAGAGCAGAGATGATGGCGACACCACACCAACCGCATCCCACTACTACATGGATGTGATACGAGCTGTCAGGTTGCTGTTCCTGCCGTCCTGTGCTCCGGCTGATTTGAGAGTTTCTCCTGGTGTTATTTAGATTCCTGGTTACCTCTACTCTCCCAGGTTGTTctagtttaatttccttttatttgttagGTTTTGCTTCTCTGTGATGCGTGATAGTGGGAACTTGAGACACGACAGTTACggggagggggcgctggggaGGGGCGTCCGGCCGCCGGTCCACAGGATTCTGATGTTCGGGTGGAGTGGCCGGCGCTCTGTATGAACCACGCGTATTGGAGGGCGCTCGGCCTGCCCTGCTTCCTCGGCCCCTGCTCGTCCTGCGGGCGGCAGTGAAAGGGCACTGTGGCCTCCGCAGGCCAGGGCAGGGGTAGGGGGTGCACTTTGTGGCCCCGCTCCTCCCCTGCGACAGCGGTGGCGAGGAGTCTGTGAGGTGTGGACACCCGCTGCCAGGGGTCTTTGCACTGCCTGCCGTGGGCTCCTTAGGCTGGACGCTGAGGCCCTGAAAGGACCGGACGCTTTCCCGACAATGCAGATTCTGAGGGCCCCCATGTCCCTGAGGTGCCGCTTCCCCTCAGAACCGCGGGTGCAGCACTCAGAGCTGGGCCCAGAACGCACGGGCCTCCGCACGGTCTGCCCCCAGGTACCATATCTACAACGTGAACGAGGAGAGCCCTGGCTTCCCCGAGCCGCGCGCGGTCTTCTATACGGCCCAGATCATCAGCGGCCTGGAGCACCTCCACCAGAGGGACATCGTCTACCGAGACCTCAAGCCTGAGAATGTGCTGCTGGACGACGACGGTGAGGTGGCCTCCCCTCTCAGTCCCCTTGCcctgctctgctcctttctgtgGCTTGATGGGTCGTGGGGGATGGGCTGGTTTTGAGAAATGCTCGGCATAGCTTTAAACAGCACCAAGACACGTCTTAAGTGTATTGTTCATTCAATCGTTTTGTGACAGAACGGTATCGTCTCCAAAGGGAGATTTTTGATGGACTTTGGTGAAATTTGGTCCATATTAGGCACTAGGGTTACAGGGAATTAACGCAGGGTCTGTAGTGTGTGGGGCTATTAGTAAGCAGTTAATATTTTATGGCCAAATCTTCACTCTATCACTCTTGTCTTTCTGCCTCTATGTGAAGTCAAATTGGGATTCTGATGAGAAGATGAACGTAGAGATCTGGGCTTCCTGTGCGTCCCTTTCGACCCCCTTTCTGTCACCAAGTCCGACACGCACAGGCGTTCTCAGGGGCCGTcactgtggggctgggggagggagggcagacgAGGAAGCTGACTTGGGGGCATTATGCCCCGAATTCCAGTGGCTGCTGGGACCCCTCAGCCCCTCTGCCATCTGACGGGGAGGGAGGCACCTGGGTGCTGAGGCCTCAGGGTCtccggggtgtgtgtgtgtgcacttgtgcaTGAGCGTTTGCATGTGAGTGCGTGAgcgtgtgtgtgagcgtgtgcatgtgtgcgtggaTGCGGAGGCTGGCTCTAGGTCCCGTGGCTCTGGGAACACAAGGTGCCTTTGTTCCGAGGAGCCGCCTATGACCTCAGCCTGTGTTTGCTTTTCAGGCAATATCCGAATTTCCGACCTTGGGCTGGCCGTGGAGCTGAAGGACGGGCAGACCAAGACCAAGGGCTATGCGGGGACCCCAGGTGAGGCCTGAGAGCAAGGGCGGGGCAGCCTCTCGGGGCGCGGGCCCTGGGGTCCCTGTGGCCACGGGTGGACCCACAGGGAGA from Equus przewalskii isolate Varuska chromosome 16, EquPr2, whole genome shotgun sequence harbors:
- the GRK1 gene encoding rhodopsin kinase GRK1; this encodes MDFGSLETVVANSAFIAARGSIDGSSAPSTRDRRYLSKLRLPPLSKCEGLRESLDLEFRGLCSEQPIGKRLFQQFLRADERHVPALELWKDIEDYDTADDDLRPQKAQAILAEYLDPQAKLFCSFLDEEMVAQVRAGPSASGDGLFQPLLRATLAHLSRAPFQEYLDSLHFQRFLQWKWLEAQPTGEDWFLDFRVLGKGGFGEVWACQMKATGKIYACKKLNKKRLKKRKGYQGAMVEKKILAKVHSRFIVSLAYAFETKTDLCLVMTIMNGGDIRYHIYNVNEESPGFPEPRAVFYTAQIISGLEHLHQRDIVYRDLKPENVLLDDDGNIRISDLGLAVELKDGQTKTKGYAGTPGFMAPELLRGEEYGFSVDYFALGVTLYEMIAARGPFRARGEKVENKELKQRILSEPVTYPDKFSQASKDFCEALLEKDPEKRLGFRDGTCDGLRAHPLFKDLSWRQLEAGMLIPPFIPDPRTVYAKNIQDVGAFSTVRGVAFDKADADFFQEFATGSCPIPWQEEMIETGIFGELNVWRSDGQMPDDMKGIPGGQAAPASKSGMCLVS